AAGTAAGCGGAGCTATACTTGCCTCAATTTTGCAAAAACACAAAGCTAGTCTGTTCACAATGAACATTCGAGACTACGTTGGCGACTCAAAGACTAACAAACAAATTATTAATACGGCTCTGGCTGATCCATCGAATTTCGAGTACTTCAACAATGGGGTGACGGCGGTCGCTGGCAAGATTGTGCCTGATCGGGACGCCGGGACGCTAACATGCGACCGAATGTCGATAATCAATGGAGCGCAGACCGTTAGATCTCTTTTGGCGGCGATCAACCGTCCTGGCGGTACGACACACAAGCCTGTCAGTTCCGTCAGAGTGCTTTTCCGACTGATGTCATTCGGTTATCCAGCAGAAGTACCATTCGTAAACGAGGTGACGAAGTACAACAACACTCAGAATGCGGTCAAGGTTGCCGATTTTAGGAGTAACGACGAAGTACAGAAGGATATGGCTCGCAGGTTTAGTAACCTCAATCTCGGCGGACGGAAATACGAGTACAAGAACAAACGCAGTGACAAGAAACGAAACTCCATCGCCATCACCCTTGAGGAACTAACAAAGGCCGTTTTTGCTTTCCAATTCGGCCCGGACGACATGTGGGGTGGAACAAACAAGTTATTCGATGCATCGGCCACAGGCCTTTATAAAAAAGTATTTGTTAGCCCGGATAGTCCGTTGACCGAGTCTGAGTTCAATCAAATATCCGGTACATTTTTAGTCTGCAATGAGATCAAGAAACTTTGGGAGGAGTACCGTAAATTTTTGCGCTCTAAGCAGATGACGATGCCCCCAGCGTTGGAACGGAAGGGCCTCATCTACTACGCTGTCGGAGAGTTAGAGCGCCAGAGTTACGCTAAGCAGGGCTGGAACCTAGATCACGATCTAGGTAAGCTAACCAAGCCAAACTCGTGGCTGACCGAGGCAGATACCCCTCCAAGGCATGCCATTCTAAGAGCATTTGAAATTTCCATTAGGGTTCTGAGCCAACAATACGACTCAAAGAAGAAGAATGACTCCGGCTTCAAACATCGAAATTGGTTCCGGGATCAGGAAACACTTCGAGCCATCAATGAGGGTTTGGAGTTGGCGCTAGAATTCGGTGTCCCACCCCGGATCTGGCCATAAAATCGTTTGTCACTACTCTATGGCGACAGATTTTGCCAAGTTTCTGGGTTGGTCTACGTCGCAGCCTCGGCGGACAGCTATGTGGTAGGCGAGGAGTTGGAGTGGGACTACTTCGAGGATGGGGAGGAGTAGCTCGGGGGCCTGGGGGATGGATGTAGAAGGTCTGCTCGACAAGCTGGCTGATCTCAAGTGTCACCTTCGATGGCGATGACTCGGCTGGGTGCCCACCTAAACGATCGGGTGCCCCATCCTTCGCACTCCTGCGAAGGGTGGGATGTAGAATCTCAATCGATGAGTGGTTCAGTCACTGGCCGAATGCCTCACCCAAAATTCGGACCTACACTTCAACCCGACTTCACGATCTCCAACAATGGGTGGCTCAGTCATCGCAAAGATGGTGGGCGGCGAGATGACGCGCTACCTGGTCGACTACCTGAATCCGACAAGCAGCTCCTCCACTCTCAACGACCACAATTAACACCATCATGCAACCACGTATCGACCACATTGCAACCACGATCTTGCAGCAAGAAAATGCCCCTCTCGTCGCCAGAAAGCCTGAAGATTCCAGCCTGAGAGCAGCACTGATCCCCATAATTATCTGAAATCAACCACAACTCACCACAAATGCCGAAGACTGTTTTTATCCACAGCCAATTGGTCGGTCCTCTGCTCTTGACTTTCCCCACCTGCAGAAGCATGGCTAGCGCTTCAGCACGGCTGGACCAGGCAATAAAAAAGCCCCATCCTCGAAAGGATGGGGCTCTGTAATATGCCGGCGATCACCTAATCTCCCACACACTTACGCGTGCAGTACCATCGGCCCAACGAGGCTTAACTTCCGTGTTCGGGATGGGAACGGGTGTGACCCTCGCGGTAAACTCACCGGCAAACTTTAGAAATCTCGCTCTCGCGATCTTCCACAACTGAATAGATTGGGATTAGACGTTTGTTGCTTTTACTGCGTATCTTCCAAAAGATATAACTACAAAGCTTGTATTGAATGACTCCAGAACAGTGGACTCGTAGTTATTTTTACGGTTTATCAGTCACTGCGCAGAGTAAATTCTATGGACAAGCCGAACGGGCGATTAGTACTGGTAAGCTACATGCATTACTGCACTTCAACCTCCAGCCTATCAACCTAGTGGTCTTCTAGGGCCCTTCATTTCCCTTTTGGGTTGGGAGATCTCATCTTAGAGCGTGCTTCCCGCTTATATGCATTCAGCGGTTATCACAACCGAACTTCGCTACCCAGCCGTGCCCTTGGCAGGACAACTGGAACACAAGAGGTTCGTCCATCCCGGTCCTCTCGTACTAAGGACAGCCCTCTTCAAATCTCCTACGCCCACAGCAGATAGAGACCGAACTGTCTCGCGACGTTCTGAACCCAGCTCACGTACCACTTTAATCGGCGAACAGCCGAACCCTTGGAACCTTCTACAGCTCCAGGATGTGATGAGCCGACATCGAGGTGCCAAACCGAAGCGTCGATATGAACTCTTGGCTTCGATCAGCCTGTTATCCCCGGCGTACCTTTTATCCGTTGAGCGATGGCCCTTCCATACAGAACCACCGGATCACTAAGGCCTGCTTTCGCATCTGCTCGACTTGTAGGTCTCGCAGTTAACCACACTTATGCCTTTGCACTCGACGGTCGATTTCCAAACGACCTGAGTGTAGCTTCGCGCGCCTCCGTTACAATTTAGGAGGCGACCGCCCCAGTCAAACTACCCGTCTTACTATGTCCCTCTCCCAGATAATGGGAGCAGGTTAGAATCACAACAACCGCAGGGTGGTATCTCACCGTTGGCTCCACCGAACCCAAAAGTCCGGTATCAAAGCCTCCCACCTATCCTGCGCAGCAGTGGCCGTAACTCATAGTAAAAGTATAGTAAAGGTGCACGGGGTCTTTTCGTCTAGCTGCGGGTAACCGGCATCTTCACCGGTACTACAAGTTCGCCGAGCAACTCGTTAAGACAGTCGAACGATCGTTACTCCATTCGTGCAGGTCGGAACTTACCCGACAAGGAATTTCGCTACCTTAGGACCGTTATAGTTACGGCCGCCGTTCACCGGGGCTTCAGTTCAAAGCTTCGAGCTTGCGCCCTAACCTCTCCCTTTAACCTTCCGGCACCGGGCAGGAGTCAGCCCCTATACGTCGTTTTTGACTTTGCAGAGACCTGTGTTTTTGTTAAACAGTCGCCGTTCGCGTTTCACTGCGGCCCCTCTGGGCTTGCACCCTGAAGGGCGACCCTTCTCCCGAAGTTACGGGTCTAATTTGCCGAGTTCCTTAACAAGCTTTCACTCGAGCGCCTTTGGATATTCTCCTCGTCTACCTGTGTCGGTTTGTGGTACGGTTCCCAATTTCTCTCCTTAGAGGTTTTTCTTGGCACCATGAAATCAGCAGCTTTCAGCCATTCGGCTTACTGCTTTACGCCTCACTGTTAAGACTCTCCGGATTTGCCTAGAGAATCCAGCTTACGCGTATCGAACACCATAGCCATATAATGTCCTGCCTATCCTTATGCGTCACCCCATCGTAATAACGAAAAACTGGGAGGTCCGGAATATTAACCGGATTTCCATCGCTTACGCCTTTCGGCCTCAGCTTAGGGACCGCCTAACCCTGAGCGGATTAACCTTCCTCAGGAAACCTTAGACTTTCGGCGTGAAGGGTTCTCACCTTCATTATCGCTACTTATGCCGGCAGGGTCTCTTCTGTAATGTCCACGCATCTTCCCAGTTGCGCTTCATCCACGACAGAATGCTCTCCTACCACGCACACCTAATGGTGTGCATCCGCTGCTTCGGTATACAGTTTTAGCCCCGTTGTATTGTCGGCACCGGACCGCTTGACCAGTGAGCTATTACGCTTTCTTTAAAGGATGGCTGCTTCTAAGCCAACCTCCTGGCTGTCTGAGCGTTCCGACTTCCTTTCCCACTTAACTGTAATTTTGGGACCTTAGCAGGCGGTCTGGACTGTTTTCCTCTCGACTGTGAAGCTTAGCCCCCACAGTCTGACTCCCGGGCTGGTTGTGATCGGCATTCGAAGTTTGATTAGATTCAGTAAGCCGGAAAGCCCCCTAGTCTATCCATGTCTCTACCACCGATCCAAATCACCCGAGGCTAGCCCTAAAGCTATTTCGGAGAGAACGAGCTATAACGGAATTTGATTAGCCTTTCACCCCTACCCTCAGCTCATCCGAGCTTTTTTCAACAAACACCGGTTCGGTCCTCCAGTGAGTGTTACCTCACCTTCAACCTGGCCAAGGGTAGATCATCCCGCTTCGCGTCTATTCCTGCCAACTTATCGCCCTATTCAGACTCGCTTTCGCTGCGGCTCGCTCACGCTTAACCTTGCTGACAAGAATAACTAGCCGGCTCATTATGCAATAGGCACGCGGTCAGACATTCCCTTGCGGGCATAGTCCTCCCACTGCTTGTAGGCACACGGTTTCAGGTACTTTTCACTCCCCTCAATGGGGTGCTTTTCGCCTTTCCCTCACGGTACTGGTTCACTATCGGTCAGAAACGAGTATTTAGCCTTACGGGATGGTCCCCGTGGATTCAAGCAGGGTTTCTCGTGCCCCGCCTTACTCAGGTACCTGCTTCGAGTCTGGATCGCTTTCGTCTACGGGTCTGTCACCCTCTTTGGATCTCCTTTCCAGAAAATTCGACTAGCAACCAGATTGGTAACTCTACTTTTGCAGGCCCTACAACCCCCGAACTACCGAAATAGTACGGGTTTGGGCTGTTCCGATTTCGCTCGCCACTACTATCGGAATCGAGGTTTCTTTCTCCTCCTGGAGGTACTGAGATGGTTCACTTCCCTCCGTTCGCCTGTTCCAACCTATTAATTCAGTTGGACATACCCAGGTTTTACCTGGGTGGGTTTCCCCATTCGGAAATCTCCGGATCAACGCGTGTGTGCCGCTCCCCGAAGCTTATCGCAGCTTGCCGCGTCCTTCATCGCCTGTTTCTGCCAAGGCATCCACCGTGCGCCCTTAGTAGCTTGACCATAGAATTTACTCGCACGCAGCAGAGTGACAACCTCTGCAACATAGAGCTATCTACGTTTGATATAGTCCACGCCTGTGTCGTACAACCCTTCATCTCAACTTGCGAAAATCGGGTCGATAACACGAAAATTATTCTAAAGACACTCAATACTGACGACAGCGTTGCTATCAGAGACAACCTGAGAGCTAGCTGCTCAGCCTTGTAGTTATATTTACCCAATCTATTCAGTTGTCAAAAATCCTAGAGCAAAGTTGCACGAATCGCTTCGCTGCGTCTTGCTTCGCGCCCTCAGGCGGCTTGAGCATTCCTGCTCAAGGTTCAACTTCCACAAATGGAAGCTCAACCTCAAGCAGACATCGCTTGCTTTACATGTCGAATATGCCAATCGATAAGTTATGGTGGAGCTGAACGGGATCGAACCGTTGACCCCCTGCTTGCAAAGCAGGTGCTCTCCCAACTGAGCTACAGCCCCTTGATGGTCAGTTTAGCTGACCGTCGGGATAAAGGTGGTGGGCCTGGGTAGATTCGAACTACCGACCTCACCCTTATCAGGGGTGCGCTCTAACCAACTGAGCTACAGGCCCGAAATAGCAGCCCTGCGCGAAGCTCCTAGCACTTAGCTAAAAGCTAACGGCTAGAAGCTACTAGCTGGTTTTTCTCGAAAGGTTTCGAGGACACAGTTGAACGTGCATGGCAGCTACGCTGCCATTGACCATCGGTGTTGACAGATAGCGAAAAAAAGAAGGTTTAGTTCAGGCTCATCGAGACTTGCCGAAGCTCATCAAGATGGTTCTCGACAACGTCACTTCAAGCTCAACTTGGTCGCAAAACCAAGCTGCCTGCATTCGCAGGGCGCTGAAGTGTGTCGAGGCGTTCTCTTTTAGAAAGGAGGTGATCCAGCCGCAGGTTCTCCTACGGCTACCTTGTTACGACTTCACCCCAATCATGAATTACACCTTGGGCGGCTGCTCCCTTGCGGTTAGCGCACCGACTTCTAGTGCAACCCACTTTCGTGATGTGACGGGCGGTGTGTACAAGGCCCGGGAACGTATTCACCGTGGCATGCTGATCCACGATTACTAGCGATTCCAGCTTCATGGAGTCGAGTTGCAGACTCCAATCCGAACTGAGGCCGGCTTTTTCCGATTAGCTCCCCCTCGCGGGTTTGCAGCGGTTTGTACCGGCCATTGTAGCACGTGTGTAGCCCTGGACATAAAGGCCATGAGGACTTGACGTCATCCCCACCTTCCTCCCCGTTATCCGAGGCGGTTTCGTCAGAGTGCTCAACTAAATGGTAGCAACTGAAGATAAGGGTTGCGCTCGTTGCGGGACTTAACCCAACATCTCACGACACGAGCTGACGACAGCCATGCAGCACCTATATAGCGGTCTATTGCTAGACGCCGACGTTTCTGCCGAATTCCACTACATTTCGAGCCCAGGTAAGGTTCTTCGCGTTGCGTCGAATTAAACCACATGCTCCACCGCTTGTGCGGGCCCCCGTCAATTCCTTTGAGTTTCAGCCTTGCGACCGTACTCCCCAGGCGGATTGTTTATCGCGTTAGCTTCGACACGGCAGGATTGGGTACCTGCCACATCAAACAATCATCGTTTAGGGCTAGGACTACCAGGGTATCTAATCCTGTTTGCTCCCCTAGCTTTCGTGCATCAGCGTCAGTTATGGTCCAGTGAGCCGCTTTCGCCACAG
The nucleotide sequence above comes from Tunturibacter empetritectus. Encoded proteins:
- a CDS encoding AIPR family protein → MKVETKLKEQFKDRLLVWSEASLGVKFDNLTQFQRSRQMISFFVQEVLEKLFPGIVPDDEGELESCIVDGSGDGGADLLYRTDDGQVLVIQAKYRGKDASESAESVGRVCDVLERLYLATQGKQESLHKDLIELANQIDWEEDTFRVYFITTARTGDSVKDRVKQGLVQIAELPDLGDRSEFRYLDQSLLNQELREAISSADFSDRPIVIPMIADSNESPWCHFEGEYRELYIGEVSGAILASILQKHKASLFTMNIRDYVGDSKTNKQIINTALADPSNFEYFNNGVTAVAGKIVPDRDAGTLTCDRMSIINGAQTVRSLLAAINRPGGTTHKPVSSVRVLFRLMSFGYPAEVPFVNEVTKYNNTQNAVKVADFRSNDEVQKDMARRFSNLNLGGRKYEYKNKRSDKKRNSIAITLEELTKAVFAFQFGPDDMWGGTNKLFDASATGLYKKVFVSPDSPLTESEFNQISGTFLVCNEIKKLWEEYRKFLRSKQMTMPPALERKGLIYYAVGELERQSYAKQGWNLDHDLGKLTKPNSWLTEADTPPRHAILRAFEISIRVLSQQYDSKKKNDSGFKHRNWFRDQETLRAINEGLELALEFGVPPRIWP